A window of Leishmania donovani BPK282A1 complete genome, chromosome 35 genomic DNA:
CTCAGTAGGCGACGTCCCTTCGTTTCTATCTGGGGGCTGGGGACtgaattttttttttgctgttgttttgCTCTTTGAAGTagctcggcagcggctttcctcctcatccttgTGAAACTACGTGCTCACCGGCGCAGGTGACGAGACGACGCACCGCAAGCTCTCTTAGGCTGACAGAATTTGTACTCATCGCCGTCAAGAGAGGCGTGCCGATCGCCCTTGTTTTTCGTTCTCCTCTTCATTTCtaacgcgcgcacactccTTACAAACGGAGTCGCTgccatcccctcccccccccgcttcacacacgcacacacaaatagCAGACCCGCGCTTCGCAATGAATCGACACAACAAGTTCTACGCTGAGGTGGCTGGCGAGTTGGAGGGGGACGACTACTacggtgacgacgacgactacAACTATGATGAAGagtacgaggaggagggggagtaCGAAGAGGCAGCGTACGAGGCCACAGCgagtgcggcgccgcctgaACCGGCGCACATGTCCGAAAGCACCGCTCAGGCCACTGCGTCCGCCGCTCCGGCCGTGCGCGTTAACCCGTACACAACGATATCGCCGCAGGTGGACGATGACTACGAGCTGCTCGACATGCTgttgccgcagctgcacgcctTGTGGAAAGCAAGTGCACcgacgatgctgccgctctcggAGGGCGAGGCGGTCACGGCACTTCGGGCAAGCGACTACGACGTCGAGCCCGCCTTCCTGCAACTCAAAGAAAAGCGAGACGAGGAGCGCTCcaagcgcggcggcggcgtcctgAAGGtcaccgcagctgctggaccCGCGAACCGGGCATCCACTTTTCCAGCTGTCAAGTCACCCGAACcgggcggcgaggaggcgagcgaTAACGAGGGCAACTCTGCATCGCCGAGCGCGAGTTCTGGCCGCACCACGACCACCTTGAGGGGCTCGAAGGGCACATCGCAGCGACGCACGAAGCAGATGCTAGAGATGGAACCGGACAAGGAGAAGCCGGACTGCACGTTTGTGATTGCCGGCCACGTCGATGCCGGAAAGAGCACCACGCTgggccacctcctcctgctcttgGGCCGCGTTAGCATCCAGGATGTcgagagaaacgaaaaagcaGACCGCACGCACCGCAAGGACTCCTTCAAGTACGCCTGGCTGCTGGACCAGtgtgaggaggagcggcgccgtggcgtcACCATCGACTCCGGCTCTTTCTGCTTCGAAACGGAGCACCGTCGCGTGCACATCCTCGATGCCCCAGGGCACAAGGACTTTGTGCTCAGCATGATCAGCAGTGCCACCCAGGCCGATGCTGCCTTGCTCGTCGTGACGGCGGCCACCTCCGAGTTCGAGACGGGGCTGCACCACGGTACCAAGTCTCATCTTCTGGTCTTGAAAACGCTCGGCGTCGGGTCCattgtcgtcgccgtcaaCAAGATGGACGCCGTCGCCTATTCACAGGAGCGCTACGACTACGTGGTGcgggagctgcagctcctgctcaAGCAGACCCGCATCCCGGAGGAAGCCATCATCGGCTTTTGCCCCATTAGTGGCATGGCAGGCGTCAACATCACTCAGCGGGGCGCGAAGGAGACGCCTTGGTACCACGATCTCAGCTTGATCGAGATGATTGACAAGTGTCCGTTGGAGAGTCGCCTGCTGAACAGACCGCTGCGCCTGAGTCTGCAAGACGTGCAGGGCACCACCCTCTACGCCAAGGTCGAGAGCGGAAGGCTCTTCACAGGGGACACGGTTCATTTCGTGCCGAGCGAGGTGCGGGTCGCTGTCAAGTCGATTCAGAAGCCCACTGTGGCTGGCCCTGTTCTCGTCGCCTTTGCTGGCGAGATGGTAGAGATCAGCACGAACTCGTCCGTGACAGGACTGTACCCGGGCTGTGTGGGCTGCGAGCCGAATTTGTTAATCCACAGTTCCACCGACTTTGAGGCGCATATCCAGACCTTTCGCACCCTCACCAAGTCCATCCTGCCAGGGGCGAGCTTCACCATCATTGTGCACGCCCTGACGGTGCGGGTGCATGTTGTCGCACTCATATCTAAGATGGACGGCAAAACAGGAAACTGGTCGAAGGGGATGGTGAAGTGTGTGCCGCCGGCCGCACAGGCGATGATGCTCTTCCGTGCTGAGTCGCCTGTCGCCCTCGAACCGGCGACGGAGTGCCGCGCGCTGGGGCGGTTTGTCCTTCAGCAGGATGGCGAAACGGTTGCTGGCGGCCTGGTCACACGCGTCGTGGACAAGCCgtgagacacacacgcacacacacacacacacacacacacacacagcgacaGAGAAAACATAGGCGACAGCGCGAAGCGCGCGACTAGGTGCCATAACGCAGCTCCTCTTTCCTTGGCCTTGCACTGTCTCTCCGCCCAACTTTCGCCGTCTCAGCTTGCGGCCTGGGTGCGATCTCCTTTCTTCCTCCGCGCGAGGACGCCATTGCCGTCGTTTCGTGGCGGCTTGAGTGGCGTTGTTCATCATCGTTGGCCTTCGTGTGGGCCCATGCATAATCGTTGGAGGTGTATGGCGCCAAGCCTTGCGCTTGCAGCGGACTTCATGCGCGGCTTCGTTTTCCACTGTTTCTCAGCGACTGCATGAAcgtcccccttcccctcttaCGGTTACGCGCTTGTTCGCTAGCACACAAACGGATGCCCAGAGGGGTGCGAGAAGGACGTGGAGGCGGTAAAGAGGTTGCTCttgcggggaggggagttgcgagagggaaagggatGAGCGGACACGCGCCCAGCtgcctccgtctctcttttgCCAGCGGCAGTGCCCCAACTCGCTTATCGAAtcacacaagcgcacgcacaaggaAATGGAGCCTAACTGGTTGCGAAACGAAAGCAGCGGaaccgcaaaaaaaaaaaaacaaagaaagggGCAAAAACCCACAACTACCGGGGCATGGGCGACTGTCTTGCTGGATTCCCTAAAATAGCGGTACTGCGCCTCACTGGGGGGAGGGTTCGTTGTCGGCGTCGCCTTGTagtccccctccccctcacacCGTCTGGCCCATCGCCCACTCTACTGAGAAGCTGACAGCGCGAGGTGGAGCCCACGTGCACACCTGGGCTGAGGTGTCTGGCTGTTTTGCGCACGCACTCCTCAGCGTTTCAAGCTGCATCCTTCCCTCTTTGTTGTCCTACCCGTTCTCCGATGCTGTCATTCTCCGTTTTGTTTCCCATGAATCTCTGCTTGGTGAATGTGATATCCGCCCTACGTACGACTCGGTGATTGCAGCATCCGTGTTTTGTGTAttcgcttgtgtgtgcagcGCGGAACAGGGCTGACGATTTTGTTCCTCACGAGTCcgtcgccctccctctccctgtcGCGCTCTTTGTGAAATCTGAGGAGAGCGAGATCAACTCAGAGACACATCAGGCACGATCGTCTttacacgcacgcgcacacgcacgaaggCTGCTGTTGTGCACACTGTTGTAGTGATTCTTGCCAACACAGAGCATATACACACGTAGACGTGCAAAAGGGGTATTAATGtaagcaaacaaaaagaagtgAAGGTCAATCACACCGAGGCGTCGTTGTTTTTTCTTCGCTAGAATCTGCGCGCTTTTCCACAGTCGCGCATGATtctgtgcgctgccgcgagCGCGATTCCGACCTTTACCCTCGTTTCTTTCCGTCGatcttctctttctctctttctctctttctctctttaGTGCCCCTTTCCGCCTGGGGTGGCGCTTTTCTTCGTGCCGCTTGGCCGTCTCGCTCTCCCTGTCTCGCCATCAGCCTTTGTCCGAGCCGTCCGCGTGTGTGGAGGCGTGCTGCAAAGAATTGATACTCCTGCCGACAGCGTATTTGCTCGGTTGGTGTTTGTTGCGGAGCTGCGGTGTGGGTTTCAGGTGCGATTTTTTCTTCATCTCTGTGTGACCCCTGCTCTTGATCCTCCTGTtatccctcctcctttggTCAACCCTCCCTTTCTTGCTGGCACAACGTCGTGGTTTGGTGAGCTGTTCCAGGGCTGGATGGGTTCGCTCGTCATggggcgctgcaggcgtggTGCAGAGGAGACGTTCGAGTTCCGGGAGGAGTACGCCCTACTTGACGCCCCCATTGCCAATGCCGAACACATCCCTCTGCGCTTGAGCCCTCAGGAACGCAAGATACAACGCCTCATGCGGGGCGTCATTCTTGCCTCCTCCTACACCGACAAGGTCGACTCCGCATCTGCCTTGAAGCTCAAGAATCGCGAGCTGCTCATCGTGAAGGAGCTCACGAACGCACTGACGGGACTCATCGTAGGTCTCGACATGCGCAAAGCCGCATCCTTCATGCGCGACCACGAGTTCACGCCGTACCAGCACGAGATCCGTGCTGCGATTGAGATGTGCCGGCGCTACAAGATGATGAACCCCGATCTACTACGCACCGACTACGTCAAGTTCCTTTACATGATTCAAGATGCGGTGCAGAGCGACATGGCACGCGAGGCACTCGGCTTCAATGTCGTGAAGGAGTTGGTGACGGTGGGCCGGTACTGCGAGACGCACAACATGCAGGACATCTTGCAGGACACACGGCTGCCTCACTGCATCACGCCGGTTCCCGTCATGAAGGACCGCAACATGCTGAACCGGTGCCTGCGTGGCAAGGACGTGGTTGTGGGGAAGCTCGTGAAGCAGTACGCCAGCGAGCACCGCATGCATGAGGACAATGTGGAAGTAGTGGTCCGAAGCCTCAACGATGCCAACTGCTTTTCAAATGACAATGTTGAGACATCCGAGCGACTGCTGGAATTATTGAAGCAGTACTTCACGCCGATCTCGTGTACTGAGCTGACGAGCTTGGCGATCGACGAgggcgccgacggcagccgcctgACACACAATCACAAGATGCAGTACATCTTTGTTCTGCAGAGTCTCTCGCTGTGGAAGAACATGTGCCGAAAGATGTACTTGCTGTGGTCTCTCGCCGAGGAGGATATGCTGAATCCGAACGAGAAGTACGAGCTGCGCATGACGGGGCAGGGGCTGCAGCGGGTGCAAAAGGCGCCACAGCTTTTCAAGGCGATtcagcaggtgctgcaggagacgaaggaggagctgggTGAGTGGGTCGGGTCGGAGCGGATTCACCTCGGTGACGATCAGGTGCCAAACGCGTTCCACTTCATCGACAAGTATGGCCAAGTGTCCCGCATCATAATCCCAATTCTCCGCACCTTAGGCCATATCGACCACCTGGAGCGACACGCCGAACACGCGGCCTACCTGCGCGAGGTctggggtggtggtgagcagGCCAAGCGTGCCATTTTGCGCGACTTCTTCCGGCACGGcttcgacggcagcggcggggacAACATGGACGACGCGGGCAGCTGCATTGATGGCCGGCTCACCAGTGCGTGGAACTGGTGCAACAACATCCGCTTCAAGGAGTTTTACCcactcttcctcttctccggCTTTAGCTCCTTTGACGGGGATATGAGCTTGTAGTGTGCGGCGGGGCTCATTAGTGGTGCTAACGGTGTATTCAGATGCAGGTGCTGGGCTTGTCTCGAGTTCGTCAAATGCCGCACCAAAGGTTCGgcacgccgccgaggagCCGCTAACTTTGCGCTCCGTCTGTCTCTCCAGTGGTGCTGCGTTTCGTACTCTGTACGTGACTCCTTCTGTTCcttgttttgcttttttttgctgaCAGACTCCAGGCTACCGCATGCCCTTCTCGACTTGGAGTGAAGTGTAccagcgaaaagaaaaagagcaaTGGCAGCGTGTGgtcgcggcacacgcacgcatgtcCAGACACGCGCGCTTGGCGACATCGCCGATTCCATGACgcggtgagagagaggacgcGGCGTGAGAAAGCACGAGTGATCCGATGACCTTTTCATGTTCGTCGTTGCACGCGTACAGGTGCCGTAAAAGTGTGTACGCGCCCTCGTGAGAAAGGCGTTTTGCATCTCGCTCATAGCATCGCGGTTGATCACCCTCTAGCGTGTCGCTCTGCTTGACTTTCATCCTTTTTGTGattctttgttttttttttctcctcttctccctctccgtgctGTGGTGCTTGGCGCTTTCGATAATGTGCGCCCATGGATTACCCTCGCAGTCGCCTCTCGGTGCACCGCTTCCACCGCACCCCATCCACACCGACGTCCccaaacacgcgcacgctgTGGAGAGTTGCCGGCTGCCGTCGGCACACCAGTGCGCCCGCTAGAGAACAggcgcgagctgcagccTAGCTGAAGCTGACTTTTTTCTTTTATGGCACGTGTGGGCCCGTTCGCGGACACTCGCACATGCCGCCCAAAGCACCCAACCTCAAGTTTAAGCCGAAGCTTGTGCTTCGTGAGGATGACACGGCCGCGCGTCCTCCTGCTACACAGGCCACCGGAGATCTAAGCCTCTTGCAGCTGGCTCGCCTGCAAGGTCTCTACATCGAGGAGCAGGCGCCATCCTCGTCGGAAGCCGTCGCCGGCCTAGGAGACCGACTGGCGCCGGCCTCGTCTTCCCCTGCGCACGGTGGGGGTGATGGCGAGGGACGTGGCCCCGCTGAATCGTCATCCGACCCACGCGGGGGACATCCACAGCAACGCTGCACAAATCTGTCGAGCAACGGGGATGGTGCGCGGGGAATCGCAGCGTCCTCACTCTTGCGCCCCAGGGGCCGCAGCCACAATCTGAGTGCCCACGCTGCCCTCGAGGAGGCTTCACGCAGGCACGTCGACATCTCCCAATACCCTGaggtggcaccgccgcttccACACAACTCGATGAACACGATCGTAGCGCCGAGTGCATTACGCAACGATGACCCCATGCACTCAGGGCTGTACGCCCCACTTCCGCTCGACGCTTCTTTGCCGTCGCGACTCGCAGCAGAAGAATGCGTTGCTTTCTCTGCGGCTCAAGGCGTGGTAAGCGGCACGCCGCAGTCGTCGGCTGCGACACCGATGGATGTTGACGGCACTGCCTTCTTGCGCGAGGCGGAgttggagcagcagcgcgcctaCGCAGCGAACATGCGCTTTTACGAGGACAGCCTGCGCCCCATGCAAGCCAGTGTGCCGTCTGCAACTGCAGCACCTGGGGGGCTGGTGTGGATGCAGCTTCCCCGCTTTCACGAAAATGCGCCCTTCTCATTCTTCGATCTTCCACCTGGCAAGGTAGGTGtgctgaaggtgctgcgTAGCGGCCGTATGGTGCTGGAGGTTGCGGGCGTGCACTACGACGTCGCGGTGGAGGGGTACGAGGACGCCGGCAACGACGGCGCCTgtgcgatggcggtggcgaccCAGCCGAGCGCGTACCCGTCCAATCCGTCCTCGAAGGCCAGCTGCTACGAGCTCGGCCTGCTGCAGAGGAAGCTGATCTGCACCCCCACTCTTCCGTGAGCGAGGCTTACGGCGCTCGTGCCACACGAGAGCGAAGTCAGAGCCAGAAGAAACGCGGGAATACTGCGGTTCCACCGCGAAGATAggccctcgcgctgctgctggcctgCGTGGCATCACAGCTGTGTATGAGGGTCCCTGAGTGCTCAGTTTCCGTAAAGCTCGTTTAAGACATCACGTTTGCGCAGCCATTTTTACAAGCATCCATACTATGCCGCAGGGGCAGAAGACAGCATGATGCGTGGGGCCGCTGCTTGCGGCTTTCTTCTGACGATACCAGACTACACGACGCCTGTCCACGGAAGAGAGACAAgcacatgcatgcgcacatgcagaTGGCAACGTCACTcacccttctttttttttttcacgtgCTCCCTTCGCAGCTCGATCTTTGCCCTGACGGCTTGTGTGCGCACTGTAGGGCGCAGGTGATGACCCCTTCCGTCGTGGAGCGGTAACCTTGCTCGCCTCCCTTCACCTTCTCTCttggcctcctcgtctcGCTTGCTTCCTCACCTGGCCGTGTTTGCTCATGTcggtgcgctggcgtgccAATCACTGTCTTGCTCACTATCGTCAGagtgcccccccccacccagCGCCGCGTTCCCTTTTCGCGTTTTCTCAGCGGCGCCTCGGTAGAGGAAAGAGTCCGTTGCCCTTCACTCGCCTCCTATCTTTGCTCGCCTCCTGGTCAGGACGAAGCCGCGAGAACCCACGCATCCGGCGGTGTCTCTGCCCACCTGCCGTGGTGGGCGAGTTGCTTCCTGTCCCGCCTCCCTatccttctccctctccctgctCTGCAACACGAAAGCGCACGGGAGGCGGCTGATCAGCTGAGCTGCCAGCATGTCCGCACCCAAGGAGGGAAATCGCGGGGAATCAAAGGAGAAATTCTGGCTCTACGCCTTTCGCGATCACTTGGCAAACCTGCGGGCCTTTTCGAACTGCATCGAAACCGCCGATGTGAACGGGGTCGGGGACTACCAGCTTCTCGTGGCTGATGGCAGCAAGCGCATCAAGGTGTACGCCGGCACATCTCTCCAGCGTGAGCTGCCGCTCTTCGGGGTGCCGTCCGCGATCACGTCTTTTTTCATggatgacggcgacgccttTAGCAAGCCGGTCGTCGCGGTCGCCACGGGGCCATACATTTTCATGTACCGCAGCAACAAGCCGCTCTACCGCTTCATGGTGCCACCGGTTCCTCTCGACCCAAAGGAGTCGGTGATCTGGCAGGACCTTGCCACTGAGGTACTCACCGTTGAGGAGGCAGTGAAGCAGCTAGAGAGCCTGCTAGACTCCGGCGTGCAGACCTCCTCGCGCACGCTGGAATTGCTGCTCAAGGAGACGCCGGAGGAGCGCGGTGAGTTTGTCTCTCGCCTGCGCTCAGTTCCGCTCATCCAAATGGACGTTGTCTGCTGCTTGACATCCATCCCGCTAAACTCGCTGgacgagggaggaaggagcgTGCTGGTGATTGGCACCGAGGCGGGTTTCCTCTACGTCCTCAAGCACAACgcggccgaggtggcggtgaAAGTGGTGCTGCCTAGCACGCCTGTGTTTCTCATTGCGGCCGGGTGCTTTGAGGTGAACTATCGAATGGTCGTCGCGGCACGCGACGGCCGCGTGTACTCGATCAAGCAAGGTAGCCTGCACAACGCTGTGATTCAGCCGGACGCGCAGCCGTGCGCCATTGCGCGGTACAACAACCTCATCGCTGTGGCCACAACGGCGAACACGCTCTCCTACTACAACCTCAAAGGCAAGAAACAGCAGAGCGTCTTCTTGCCGTGCTCAATCAGTGGCCTCTCCACCATCAACGACGCCGTCACTGGCGAGGCACACGGGCTTGTCGTGGCACTCAGCAACGGTGAGATTCGAGTGTACGTCGGCACTCAGCTGCACCACGTCAGCTTGGCTTACGGCACCGTGACGGCGATGAAGTTTGGTCGCTACGGCCGCTCAGACGGCGCGCTTGTGCTCGTGCTGCAGAACGGCTCTCTCGTGGTTGAGCTGCTTCACCGCGGTGTGAACTTGTCTTCTAGCAAAAAGGTAGAAACTggcccaccaccgcagcaggaCGTCCCCATCCCCATCCCGCACCTCAGCTCCGTATTCGCGACGCAGTCATCGCGCGAGCGCAAGCACGGGGTGGAGATGTACCAGCTCTTCCAGTACGACctgtcgcagctgcggctcacgacggcgaaggcgtACCTCGAAATGATCGCCAACGGCTCTGTCCCCTCCGAGTTGGGCAACGTGATCCAAGAGAATGAAGGGGTGGCGgagtcgtcgctgcggctgaaCGCCGTCGTTCAGGGACTTGGGCCGGTGTTCAAGGTgaaggtgcagctgcagaacgTCGGAGACGCGCCACTGCACGCCGTGCGCGTCGTGTTCTGTCTCTCTGAAGACGACGTCTATCGTATGCCGCAGCAGATCTTTTCGATTCCTACGTTGCTACCCTCTGTGCCGCTCTCCTGCGCTGCATTTGTGACAACTTCGGAAGGGGAGGCCAAGGGCAACGCCATTCTGGTCGTTGCAACCGGTCCAAAGAGCCGTACACCGTTGGCACGCACACTCGTTGATCTGCCGGAGGTGGACGCAATGGCAGAAATGTAGCTCTATCAGGAGGCGGTTAGAGACCACTCATTCGTCTTGTCGAGACCGATTGAGGCTGTCTGTCGGCTATTTCGCCCCTCCCGCCGTCGGTGTcgtccccccctccccgtaTTTGAAAAAGAACAGATACGCTCGCCCTGAGCCCCTTTCGCTGTTTGCTGCAAGGGATAGGATGGGAAGTGGATCGCTGCGTgcgtttatgtgtgtgtatgggggCGGGCTGGTGG
This region includes:
- a CDS encoding elongation factor 1-alpha, putative — translated: MNRHNKFYAEVAGELEGDDYYGDDDDYNYDEEYEEEGEYEEAAYEATASAAPPEPAHMSESTAQATASAAPAVRVNPYTTISPQVDDDYELLDMLLPQLHALWKASAPTMLPLSEGEAVTALRASDYDVEPAFLQLKEKRDEERSKRGGGVLKVTAAAGPANRASTFPAVKSPEPGGEEASDNEGNSASPSASSGRTTTTLRGSKGTSQRRTKQMLEMEPDKEKPDCTFVIAGHVDAGKSTTLGHLLLLLGRVSIQDVERNEKADRTHRKDSFKYAWLLDQCEEERRRGVTIDSGSFCFETEHRRVHILDAPGHKDFVLSMISSATQADAALLVVTAATSEFETGLHHGTKSHLLVLKTLGVGSIVVAVNKMDAVAYSQERYDYVVRELQLLLKQTRIPEEAIIGFCPISGMAGVNITQRGAKETPWYHDLSLIEMIDKCPLESRLLNRPLRLSLQDVQGTTLYAKVESGRLFTGDTVHFVPSEVRVAVKSIQKPTVAGPVLVAFAGEMVEISTNSSVTGLYPGCVGCEPNLLIHSSTDFEAHIQTFRTLTKSILPGASFTIIVHALTVRVHVVALISKMDGKTGNWSKGMVKCVPPAAQAMMLFRAESPVALEPATECRALGRFVLQQDGETVAGGLVTRVVDKP